One stretch of Chryseobacterium fluminis DNA includes these proteins:
- the pafA gene encoding alkaline phosphatase PafA, with the protein MLRKISVAAATFLSVITINAQKNKNSQLERPKLVVGLVVDQMRWDYLYRFYNKYGNDGFKRLLNTGYSLNNVHIPYVPTVTALGHTCIYTGSVPAIHGIAGNDWTDKETGKNVYCTTDEDVKPVGTANTRVGSHSPKNLWSTTVSDELRLATNFQGKVIGVSLKDRASILPAGHTPNGAFWFDDSTGNFITSTWYMNDLPQWVKSFNSQNLPDKLVANGWNTLLPINEYTESSPDNSSWEGLLGSSKTPTFPYSNLAADYKAKKDNIRYTPFGNTLTLKLAEAAVEGEKLGGDDIVDMLAVNLASTDYAGHKFGPNSIEVEDVYLRLDKDLAAFFNYLDSKVGKGKYTVFLSADHGGAHSVGFLQEHKITTGFFGEDMEKKVNQKLKDKFGVDKLINAIDNYQVYFDRKLLKENKIELDDVIDFTVKELEEDPTELYAVSVTKVAQASIPEPIKQRIINGINRQRSGDIQLISHDSMLPPYSKTGTTHSVWNSYDSHIPLIFMGWGIQHGESSKPYFMTDIAPTVSSLLKIQFPSGNVGNPISEAIGK; encoded by the coding sequence ATGCTTAGGAAAATTTCAGTTGCGGCAGCTACATTTCTGTCCGTAATTACAATCAATGCGCAGAAGAACAAAAATTCTCAGTTAGAAAGGCCGAAACTGGTCGTAGGGTTAGTAGTGGATCAGATGAGATGGGATTATTTGTATCGTTTTTATAATAAATACGGTAATGATGGCTTCAAAAGACTTCTGAATACAGGATATTCTTTAAATAATGTACATATTCCTTACGTTCCCACGGTGACCGCGTTAGGGCATACCTGTATTTATACAGGCTCAGTTCCGGCGATTCACGGGATCGCAGGAAATGACTGGACCGATAAGGAAACAGGAAAAAATGTTTATTGTACGACCGATGAAGATGTAAAACCTGTTGGCACTGCCAATACAAGAGTAGGGAGCCATTCACCTAAAAACCTGTGGTCGACAACCGTTTCTGACGAGTTGAGACTGGCAACAAATTTTCAGGGTAAGGTAATCGGGGTTTCTTTAAAAGACAGAGCTTCCATTTTACCGGCTGGTCATACGCCCAATGGTGCTTTCTGGTTTGATGATTCTACCGGAAATTTTATTACCAGCACCTGGTATATGAATGATTTACCGCAATGGGTGAAATCTTTCAATTCACAGAATCTACCGGATAAATTGGTGGCAAACGGATGGAATACTTTACTTCCGATCAATGAGTACACAGAAAGTTCACCGGATAACTCTTCCTGGGAAGGGCTTTTGGGAAGTTCAAAAACACCTACCTTTCCTTACAGCAATCTGGCAGCGGATTATAAAGCCAAGAAAGACAATATCCGGTATACGCCTTTCGGAAATACACTGACCCTGAAGTTAGCCGAGGCTGCTGTAGAAGGAGAAAAGTTAGGGGGAGATGATATTGTGGATATGCTGGCAGTCAACCTTGCCTCTACCGATTATGCAGGTCACAAATTCGGTCCGAACTCTATTGAGGTGGAAGATGTCTACTTGAGATTAGATAAAGATTTAGCAGCATTTTTCAATTATTTAGATTCGAAAGTCGGAAAAGGAAAGTATACGGTTTTCCTTTCTGCAGATCATGGCGGAGCGCATTCGGTAGGTTTTTTACAGGAACATAAAATTACGACGGGCTTTTTCGGGGAAGACATGGAAAAGAAAGTCAATCAGAAACTGAAAGATAAATTCGGAGTTGATAAACTGATCAACGCCATCGACAATTACCAGGTTTACTTTGACAGAAAACTACTGAAAGAAAATAAGATTGAGCTCGATGACGTGATTGATTTTACAGTAAAAGAACTGGAAGAAGATCCTACCGAATTGTATGCCGTTTCTGTAACGAAAGTGGCTCAGGCATCTATTCCGGAACCGATTAAACAGCGAATTATTAACGGGATCAACAGGCAGAGAAGCGGAGATATCCAGTTGATTTCTCACGATTCTATGCTTCCTCCGTATTCAAAAACAGGTACCACACACAGTGTATGGAATTCTTATGATTCACACATCCCTTTAATTTTTATGGGATGGGGAATTCAGCATGGTGAAAGCAGTAAACCTTATTTTATGACTGATATTGCGCCGACCGTTTCTTCGTTATTAAAGATTCAGTTCCCGAGCGGAAATGTAGGAAATCCGATTAGCGAAGCTATCGGAAAGTAA
- the gldC gene encoding gliding motility protein GldC, with product MRKTQITIDVELDENHIPEVMTWNAQDGGVDKEETKAVMISVWDEKAMEALRIDLWTKEMPVDQMKMFMHQILVSLGNTYQRATGEEDVAQWIEEMAEEFAIKSAIKM from the coding sequence ATGAGAAAGACTCAGATTACGATAGATGTAGAATTAGATGAGAACCATATTCCGGAAGTAATGACCTGGAATGCACAGGACGGAGGTGTTGACAAAGAAGAAACCAAAGCAGTGATGATTTCCGTATGGGACGAAAAAGCGATGGAAGCCCTGAGAATCGATCTCTGGACAAAAGAAATGCCGGTTGACCAGATGAAAATGTTCATGCACCAGATCTTAGTTTCCCTGGGAAATACCTACCAGAGAGCAACAGGTGAGGAAGATGTGGCCCAGTGGATTGAAGAGATGGCCGAGGAATTTGCCATCAAATCTGCAATAAAAATGTAA
- a CDS encoding Crp/Fnr family transcriptional regulator, with translation MIICENLLFSHGAKIENYTSGEFIFEEGTEPKYYMQIKSGTVKLASVLEDGKEFIHGIPFDGHCIAETYIFNNKKYAINAITINDSEIIKLEKNKLKELLLKNPALIFNIYSYTADRMHYRYLTSASFSFKDPLAKLELVMNYMKNYFGFKEKYAYAVPYTRQQLASLTGLRTETVIRTIKKMEKLEIVKLDNSKIYF, from the coding sequence ATGATCATCTGTGAAAACCTGTTGTTTTCTCACGGCGCGAAAATTGAAAATTACACATCAGGCGAATTCATCTTTGAAGAAGGAACCGAACCCAAATATTATATGCAAATAAAATCCGGAACTGTGAAACTTGCCAGTGTCCTTGAAGACGGAAAGGAATTTATTCATGGGATTCCCTTTGACGGACACTGCATCGCCGAAACCTATATCTTTAATAATAAAAAATATGCCATCAATGCCATTACCATCAACGATTCTGAAATTATAAAACTTGAAAAAAATAAATTAAAAGAACTTCTGTTAAAAAATCCTGCTCTCATTTTCAATATCTATTCTTATACGGCCGACCGTATGCATTACCGATATCTTACGTCCGCATCATTTTCATTCAAAGATCCGCTGGCCAAACTGGAGCTTGTGATGAATTACATGAAAAACTATTTCGGATTCAAAGAAAAATACGCTTATGCGGTTCCTTACACCAGACAGCAATTGGCCTCACTTACAGGCCTGCGTACCGAAACCGTGATCAGAACCATAAAAAAAATGGAAAAACTGGAGATCGTAAAATTAGACAACAGTAAAATTTATTTTTAA
- a CDS encoding nuclear transport factor 2 family protein gives MRKIHILLLLILGQIAFSQVNSTDELYKTAKKLDSLIFDVGFNQCDLSHYDSIISNDLEFYHDKGGITSGKEAFTASIRNNICGGPNKVRRELVPGSMKVYPLYNKNVLYAFIQEGEHDFAELGQGKWIKGSRAKFTILWLLEDKGWKMKRVLSYDHHL, from the coding sequence ATGAGAAAGATTCATATTTTATTATTGTTAATCTTAGGCCAAATTGCCTTTTCTCAGGTTAACAGTACTGATGAACTGTATAAAACGGCTAAAAAATTAGATAGTCTGATATTTGATGTCGGGTTTAACCAATGTGATCTTTCTCATTATGATTCTATCATCAGCAATGATCTGGAATTTTACCACGACAAGGGCGGAATTACTTCCGGGAAAGAGGCTTTCACCGCTTCTATCAGAAATAATATTTGCGGAGGACCGAATAAAGTCAGACGTGAACTGGTGCCCGGCAGCATGAAAGTCTATCCTTTGTATAATAAAAATGTCCTCTACGCCTTTATTCAGGAAGGTGAACATGATTTTGCCGAACTCGGTCAGGGAAAGTGGATTAAGGGGAGCCGCGCAAAATTTACCATTCTTTGGCTTTTAGAAGATAAAGGATGGAAAATGAAACGTGTTCTGAGCTACGATCATCACTTATA
- a CDS encoding leucine-rich repeat domain-containing protein, which produces MKNKIFTPLCFVLAISYATAQKAPVKDNISEIKAAPKDESEFLTAKKVMFTDHEFKKQMIARYDLNRDGEIDQSEADKVSTIIIGNNNLKIRSAADISLFRNVQSVVLDGSIILDIDVKNLDYLNLFSCVGCNLRTFKSENLKNLTDLYLSSNKDLQTIDVSALNKLTVLDIKDTSIRKLDISQNPDLSTLHIDTNTLKEENIKRGKKTASAASSAANSTAPQRPPGN; this is translated from the coding sequence ATGAAAAACAAAATATTTACACCCCTCTGTTTTGTGCTCGCTATTTCGTATGCTACTGCACAAAAAGCTCCTGTTAAAGACAACATTTCAGAAATAAAAGCCGCCCCAAAAGACGAGTCAGAATTTCTTACTGCCAAAAAAGTCATGTTTACGGATCATGAATTCAAAAAACAGATGATTGCCAGGTATGATCTCAACAGAGACGGAGAAATTGATCAGTCTGAAGCAGATAAAGTAAGCACGATTATCATCGGAAACAATAATTTAAAAATACGGTCTGCCGCAGACATCAGCCTTTTCAGAAATGTACAGTCTGTGGTTTTAGACGGCAGTATTATCCTGGATATCGATGTGAAAAACCTGGATTACCTTAACCTTTTTTCATGTGTAGGCTGTAATTTACGGACATTTAAAAGTGAAAATTTAAAAAACCTGACCGATTTATATCTCAGCAGCAATAAAGATCTGCAGACCATCGATGTAAGTGCTCTGAATAAATTAACGGTGCTTGATATAAAAGATACATCCATCAGAAAACTGGATATTTCTCAAAATCCGGACTTGTCAACTTTACATATCGACACCAACACCTTAAAAGAAGAAAATATCAAAAGAGGTAAAAAAACAGCTTCAGCTGCTTCTTCTGCTGCAAACTCTACTGCACCGCAAAGACCACCGGGAAATTAA
- a CDS encoding bacteriocin-like protein, whose product MKNLKKLARKELSFIQGGDTAYAFCDESGVCPPTFPSNAQTYCSDGICYRANGGGGPGGGCHEPLHLCEPWETGCGCVYF is encoded by the coding sequence ATGAAAAATCTAAAAAAATTAGCCAGAAAAGAATTATCTTTCATTCAGGGCGGCGATACAGCGTATGCTTTCTGTGATGAAAGCGGCGTGTGCCCGCCGACATTTCCGTCTAATGCCCAAACCTATTGCAGCGACGGGATCTGCTACAGGGCAAATGGCGGCGGAGGTCCCGGAGGAGGATGCCACGAACCTCTACATCTTTGTGAACCATGGGAGACAGGATGTGGATGCGTCTATTTTTAA
- a CDS encoding winged helix-turn-helix transcriptional regulator: MKKECSGNYVKIGEKRYPCSVSLAMDLVGGKWKTVILYHLKDGEKRYSELRKELFSITEMTLSLQLKQLEKDGLITRKVFGDKPPIRVEYSLTDFGRTFIPVLDAITHWGNTIVDKKGEFVDKF, translated from the coding sequence ATGAAAAAGGAATGTTCCGGAAATTATGTTAAGATCGGTGAAAAACGATATCCATGCTCGGTAAGCCTGGCAATGGATCTGGTAGGTGGCAAGTGGAAAACTGTGATTCTGTATCATCTGAAAGACGGTGAAAAAAGATACAGCGAACTTAGAAAAGAATTATTTTCCATTACTGAAATGACCTTAAGCCTCCAGCTGAAACAGTTGGAAAAAGATGGCCTGATTACACGAAAAGTTTTCGGCGATAAACCTCCGATCCGTGTAGAATATTCGTTGACGGACTTTGGAAGAACTTTCATTCCTGTTTTGGATGCCATTACCCACTGGGGAAATACGATTGTGGATAAAAAAGGTGAATTTGTGGATAAGTTTTGA
- the nadE gene encoding NAD(+) synthase: MQTQKVIDHIVNWLKDYAEKANVKGYVLGVSGGVDSGVVSTLCAMTGLDVLLLEMPIRQKEDQSSRARDHIEDLKKRFPNVKGETVNLTPVFESFETTVQDHAEGKQSNNLALANTRSRFRMVTLYYFGQLHSLLVCGTGNKVEDFGIGFYTKYGDGGVDVSPIADLYKTEVYKLAGALDLIESIKNAIPTDGLWDAERTDEDQIGATYPELEKIQKEYGTKAVEDYEGRDKEVFMIFDRMHKASKHKMVPIPICDIPEEWRQN, translated from the coding sequence ATGCAGACACAAAAAGTAATAGATCATATTGTAAACTGGCTGAAGGATTATGCTGAAAAAGCCAATGTAAAAGGATATGTATTGGGCGTTTCCGGAGGAGTGGATTCAGGAGTTGTTTCGACGCTTTGTGCCATGACCGGACTGGATGTTTTATTGCTGGAAATGCCGATCCGTCAGAAGGAGGACCAGTCCAGCCGTGCCAGAGATCACATTGAAGATCTGAAAAAGAGGTTTCCCAATGTAAAAGGTGAAACCGTAAATCTTACTCCCGTTTTTGAAAGCTTCGAAACCACAGTGCAGGATCACGCAGAAGGAAAACAGAGCAATAATCTGGCGCTTGCCAATACGAGATCCCGTTTCAGAATGGTGACTCTATATTATTTCGGCCAGCTTCACAGTCTCCTGGTGTGTGGCACTGGAAATAAAGTAGAAGACTTCGGAATCGGATTTTATACAAAATATGGGGATGGCGGTGTAGATGTTTCCCCTATCGCTGATCTTTACAAAACTGAAGTGTATAAACTGGCAGGGGCTTTAGATCTTATTGAGAGCATCAAAAACGCAATTCCTACCGATGGCCTATGGGATGCAGAGAGAACCGATGAAGACCAGATCGGGGCCACTTATCCTGAGCTGGAGAAGATTCAGAAAGAATACGGAACAAAGGCAGTAGAAGACTACGAAGGCCGTGACAAAGAAGTTTTCATGATTTTCGACAGAATGCATAAAGCTTCTAAACACAAAATGGTTCCTATTCCGATCTGTGATATTCCGGAGGAGTGGAGACAAAACTAA
- a CDS encoding matrixin family metalloprotease yields the protein MKNNNYCLFLFSLLFSFSCTEKTEKQVKNEQVMTILIQPFKDLNSESLIFVTQKIRKVYPQVKVLEAIDFPEYAYYSERNRYRADSLIGFLNQRTKEDFVTIGLTSKDISVTKGKTKDFGVMGLGYRPGKACIASKFRLSKKNADEQFFKIALHELGHTQGLSHCPEKTCFMRAAEGQNYTDEETDFCTKCKTFLKNKNWKFRSI from the coding sequence TTGAAAAACAATAATTACTGCCTGTTTCTATTTTCTTTACTCTTCAGCTTTTCCTGTACTGAAAAAACGGAAAAACAGGTAAAGAATGAGCAGGTGATGACTATTTTAATTCAGCCTTTTAAAGACTTAAATTCCGAAAGTCTTATATTTGTCACTCAAAAAATCAGAAAGGTTTATCCCCAGGTAAAAGTTTTGGAAGCAATCGATTTCCCCGAATACGCCTATTACAGTGAGAGAAACCGGTACAGGGCAGATTCTCTTATCGGATTTTTAAATCAAAGGACGAAAGAAGATTTTGTCACTATCGGACTCACTTCTAAAGATATCAGTGTCACAAAAGGTAAAACAAAAGATTTTGGTGTTATGGGATTGGGATACAGACCCGGTAAAGCCTGTATTGCCTCAAAATTCAGACTAAGCAAAAAGAACGCTGACGAGCAGTTTTTCAAAATTGCTCTTCATGAGTTAGGGCATACTCAGGGATTATCACACTGCCCCGAAAAAACGTGTTTTATGAGAGCCGCAGAAGGACAGAACTACACTGATGAAGAAACTGACTTCTGTACAAAATGTAAAACTTTTTTAAAAAATAAAAACTGGAAATTTAGATCCATATGA
- a CDS encoding cystathionine gamma-synthase, with product MNFNTKVIHGGQHHESATGSVNVPVFLTSTFAQKSPGVHSGYEYSRAANPTRQALEDSLASIENGARGLAFGSGLAAIDCVLKLLNPGDEVIAVDDLYGGTYRMFTRLFEKYQLKFTFVNFDDASKIADVITDKTKLIWIETPTNPLMKLVDIRAVVEIAKGKDILVAVDNTFATPYLQRPIDLGADIVMHSATKYLGGHSDVIAGALVAKDAELGEKLHFIQFASGGILGPHDSYLVLRGIKTLALRVQRHSENGMAVAKYLESHPAVAQVIYPGLESHPQYELAKSQMKDFGGMVSFTFKSGKKEDAVKFLEKVRVFTLAESLGGVESLANHPALMTHASIPAEKRAELGITDDLVRLSVGIEDAEDLIADLEKAFS from the coding sequence ATGAATTTCAATACAAAAGTGATCCACGGAGGACAACATCATGAATCTGCAACAGGGTCTGTAAATGTTCCTGTATTTTTAACCTCTACATTTGCACAGAAAAGCCCGGGAGTACATTCCGGTTACGAATATTCAAGAGCTGCCAATCCTACAAGACAGGCTTTGGAAGACTCTTTGGCCAGCATAGAAAACGGAGCGAGGGGATTGGCTTTCGGTTCCGGTCTTGCCGCCATCGACTGTGTTTTAAAATTATTAAATCCCGGTGATGAGGTAATTGCTGTGGATGATTTATATGGAGGAACATACCGCATGTTCACAAGACTTTTTGAAAAATATCAGTTGAAATTTACGTTCGTGAATTTTGACGATGCTTCCAAAATTGCGGATGTTATTACAGATAAAACCAAATTAATCTGGATTGAGACGCCTACCAATCCGTTGATGAAATTAGTAGATATCAGGGCTGTTGTAGAAATTGCAAAAGGAAAAGACATCCTTGTGGCCGTTGACAACACTTTTGCTACACCCTATCTTCAGAGACCTATTGATCTGGGAGCGGATATCGTAATGCACTCAGCAACGAAATATTTGGGAGGTCACTCCGATGTTATTGCAGGTGCTTTAGTAGCAAAAGATGCTGAACTGGGCGAAAAACTTCACTTTATTCAGTTTGCAAGTGGCGGAATTTTAGGACCTCACGATTCCTACCTGGTGCTTAGAGGAATTAAAACCTTAGCGCTGAGAGTTCAGAGACACTCTGAAAACGGAATGGCAGTGGCAAAATATCTTGAGTCTCATCCTGCCGTTGCTCAGGTTATTTATCCCGGACTGGAATCTCACCCACAATATGAACTGGCAAAATCTCAGATGAAAGATTTCGGGGGAATGGTTTCATTTACCTTTAAATCCGGAAAAAAAGAAGATGCCGTTAAATTTTTAGAAAAAGTAAGAGTGTTCACATTAGCAGAATCTTTAGGTGGCGTAGAATCTCTGGCCAATCACCCTGCTCTAATGACTCACGCTTCTATTCCTGCAGAAAAACGTGCTGAATTGGGAATTACGGATGATTTGGTTCGTCTGAGTGTCGGGATTGAAGATGCGGAAGATCTTATCGCAGATCTGGAAAAGGCTTTTTCTTAA
- a CDS encoding NAD(P)H-dependent oxidoreductase: MPLLILGHPNIEKSLANKTIVEELEKSNLDIEIRNLSQLYPDYHIDAKAEQEALLRHQSVIFQYPLYWYTMPAVLKHWFDIVFEYQFAYGSKGDQLKGKNFIPSFTVGGPESEYQTLGEHHFRVYEFCKNLEQTAYFAQMNYVEPFYFHGTSVNAGYTEEEIKEKARAQGKVLIEKLKEI; this comes from the coding sequence ATGCCATTACTTATTCTCGGACATCCGAATATCGAAAAATCATTAGCCAATAAAACCATTGTTGAAGAGCTGGAAAAAAGCAACCTGGATATTGAAATCAGAAATCTGTCCCAGCTTTATCCCGATTACCATATTGATGCAAAAGCTGAACAGGAAGCATTATTGAGACATCAGAGCGTTATCTTTCAGTATCCTCTTTATTGGTATACGATGCCCGCAGTTTTAAAACACTGGTTCGATATCGTTTTTGAATACCAATTCGCGTACGGTTCAAAAGGAGATCAGCTAAAAGGGAAAAACTTCATTCCCAGTTTCACGGTCGGCGGGCCGGAGAGCGAATATCAGACGCTGGGTGAACATCATTTCCGCGTTTATGAGTTCTGCAAAAACCTGGAACAGACCGCTTATTTTGCACAGATGAATTATGTTGAGCCTTTTTATTTTCACGGCACTTCAGTTAATGCAGGATATACGGAAGAAGAGATAAAAGAGAAAGCAAGAGCGCAGGGAAAAGTTTTGATCGAAAAGCTAAAGGAAATATAG
- a CDS encoding ribonuclease domain-containing protein, which translates to MNSKTRALFFICLGLLFGMSVMYIYNNFIADKKTVTSGTRPKYRAPDDSGYSSASKSIDRLTDEKTVISYVKQHHRLPDLYLTKNEARKQGWDPSQGNLCDVLPGKAIGGDKFGNRERTLPIGPQYYEADVNYHCGNRNADRIVFSKNGDVYLTKNHYRSFEKQ; encoded by the coding sequence ATGAACAGTAAAACAAGAGCTCTGTTTTTTATCTGTCTCGGGCTGCTCTTCGGCATGTCCGTGATGTACATCTATAATAATTTCATCGCTGATAAGAAAACCGTAACCTCCGGCACCCGACCAAAATACCGTGCTCCTGATGATTCAGGTTATTCTTCAGCCAGTAAATCCATCGACCGGCTGACAGACGAAAAAACAGTAATTTCCTATGTTAAACAGCATCATCGCCTTCCTGATTTGTACCTCACCAAAAACGAAGCGAGAAAACAGGGCTGGGATCCTTCACAGGGAAATCTCTGTGACGTCTTACCCGGAAAAGCCATTGGTGGTGATAAGTTCGGCAACAGAGAAAGAACCTTACCTATAGGACCACAATATTATGAAGCAGACGTTAATTATCACTGCGGTAACAGAAATGCCGACCGTATTGTGTTCTCAAAAAACGGAGATGTTTATTTAACCAAAAACCATTATAGAAGTTTTGAAAAACAATAA
- a CDS encoding barstar family protein, whose product MKTIYINFTDIGDYEDFYTQLKEKTALPEHFGDNLDALSDVITGELEMPLHIEFVNMTVDQLETFEDLLTTLEDAEDEVDGFTFTYYLEQYEDDEE is encoded by the coding sequence ATGAAAACAATATACATCAATTTTACCGACATAGGTGATTACGAAGATTTTTACACGCAACTGAAAGAAAAAACAGCACTTCCGGAGCATTTTGGGGACAATCTGGATGCTTTGTCCGATGTTATCACCGGAGAACTGGAGATGCCCCTGCATATAGAATTTGTTAATATGACCGTAGATCAGCTTGAGACCTTTGAAGATCTTCTGACTACACTTGAGGATGCGGAAGATGAAGTGGATGGCTTTACTTTCACATATTATCTTGAACAATATGAAGATGATGAAGAATAA
- the gldB gene encoding gliding motility lipoprotein GldB produces MKIFRTIAFSLLFIVSLNSCKKDAQSRWNIEVKNPADKVEVADISKEFYDQNISLEQFKAKYPWFQGTVSDEDFVKRRADAEEIKIYKEAASKINVQKLQKELQDLFSHIKYYFPEFKSPKVYLFSSALQMVQDPIFYDAKGNLLFIDISGFMGDGNPNYKGLELYFQKSMNPQNIVPKVSQIFAENAVPGSPDHQKFIDQVILNGKMMILQDAFLPDTPDYLKMNYTQKQYEWAVTNEANIWNYFVENNLIFGDDPRLVGRFISPGPFSKFYTEIDNESSPQIGIFTGWQICKAYLKQKPETKLTDFLKMDGTKIFNESGYKPKME; encoded by the coding sequence ATGAAGATTTTCAGAACTATTGCATTTTCTTTATTGTTCATTGTAAGCCTGAATTCCTGTAAAAAAGACGCTCAAAGCAGATGGAATATTGAAGTCAAAAATCCTGCCGATAAGGTGGAGGTTGCAGATATCTCAAAAGAGTTTTATGATCAGAACATCTCTCTGGAACAGTTTAAAGCTAAATATCCTTGGTTTCAGGGAACGGTATCTGATGAAGATTTTGTAAAAAGAAGAGCAGATGCTGAAGAAATAAAAATCTACAAAGAAGCAGCATCAAAAATTAATGTTCAGAAGCTTCAGAAAGAGCTTCAGGATTTGTTTTCTCATATAAAATATTATTTCCCTGAGTTTAAAAGTCCGAAAGTATATCTGTTTTCTTCTGCACTGCAAATGGTTCAGGATCCAATTTTTTATGATGCAAAAGGAAATCTCCTGTTTATCGATATAAGTGGATTTATGGGTGACGGAAACCCGAATTATAAAGGATTGGAACTTTATTTTCAAAAATCAATGAACCCTCAGAATATCGTTCCTAAGGTATCACAGATTTTTGCTGAAAATGCGGTTCCGGGATCACCGGACCATCAGAAATTTATTGACCAGGTCATTTTGAATGGCAAAATGATGATTTTACAGGATGCCTTTTTACCGGATACTCCGGACTATCTGAAAATGAACTATACCCAGAAACAATATGAATGGGCAGTCACCAATGAAGCGAATATCTGGAATTATTTTGTGGAGAATAATCTCATTTTCGGAGACGACCCGAGATTGGTCGGCCGTTTTATTTCGCCAGGACCCTTTTCGAAATTTTATACGGAAATAGACAATGAATCTTCCCCCCAGATCGGAATTTTTACCGGATGGCAGATCTGTAAAGCCTATTTAAAACAAAAACCTGAGACAAAATTAACAGATTTTCTTAAAATGGACGGTACGAAAATTTTTAATGAATCAGGATACAAACCAAAAATGGAATAA
- a CDS encoding GNAT family N-acetyltransferase, with the protein MQIKTLEKLVSNPTLYWGFNGYETDKIFAVSVIKIENSFEFTLREKNQYYRKVWEITDKDIDHLNKIIEQGKSFGAFENDELVGWAICGFRKRNKSLFIESILISEKYRGQNLGKLFIKNINRKARELQCSLVELETQNTHYPAIKFYQNTGFSITGINTQHYSDSTETAVYMSFDVLL; encoded by the coding sequence ATGCAAATCAAAACACTGGAAAAATTAGTTTCCAACCCTACGCTGTATTGGGGATTCAACGGTTATGAAACCGATAAAATCTTTGCTGTTTCCGTTATTAAAATCGAAAACTCTTTTGAGTTTACCCTTCGGGAAAAAAATCAATACTACCGGAAGGTTTGGGAAATCACTGATAAAGATATTGATCATCTGAATAAAATTATTGAACAGGGAAAATCGTTCGGAGCCTTTGAAAATGATGAATTAGTCGGCTGGGCCATCTGTGGCTTCAGAAAGCGGAACAAGAGTCTTTTTATCGAGAGTATACTGATCAGTGAAAAATACCGGGGTCAGAACTTAGGAAAATTATTCATTAAGAATATCAACAGAAAGGCTAGAGAATTACAGTGCAGCCTGGTCGAACTGGAAACCCAGAACACCCATTATCCGGCAATAAAATTTTATCAGAATACAGGGTTTTCCATAACGGGAATTAACACCCAGCACTACAGCGATTCTACAGAAACAGCGGTGTATATGAGTTTTGATGTATTGTTATAA